The Aureispira anguillae genome contains a region encoding:
- a CDS encoding CHAT domain-containing protein, producing the protein MSIQKMILIGILSPFISLLTINAQASPPLLDSLSYEELDSLKNVHNNQGAYEKALIYAHQGVTKAKAEFGAKHATYINYINNLAILHQTYGNYEKAEPYYWEVKEIFQEVWGKNNAQYIATISNLATLQDYMGKYKKAESLHLQVLDLEEKFSGKKSINYLVYLNSLAFSYYYADKQAYAIPIFTKVSSLCKEILGEAHPYYPTTLVNLASSYKINKDYHHAEQLFLQALTIEEQILSKTDPSYAISLNNVASLYHDIGKYRKAERLYLQAIEILKNKSMTKTLNYLNYINNIAELYIDLKDFDQATHYLNQSFSLNLLSDNTKIPNLIEMPKNILDYEFKFEQKIIPTLHLVYQLSRSQYDNSKISAHLEQAYAALSTAMTVSRNIRNSFMDDQDKLSNIKQMSSLSKDAIETTTLLSKIGGQHYLLEAFKFAEQNKSMLLIDALQGNRARTLGDLPDSLALLELDLQRQKTELKKQKYEATSRSTHKKIIAEENELNKKINAFLSSIKDKYPKYHALKYQSTIPNTTEVQALLDKGTMLLQYFIADSMSYLFTVTNKGIDLYPLLVSKDSLTIQIQKLRQALSDYNFVTNSTRKNQEQYMATAYWFYKTILAAALKNKCNIKNLVIVTDGELGHLPFGAFLTEPISQAATNYRNLPYLLRRYNISYDYSATLWKENRTKSTAKNNHQILAFAPAYTNTTDSSLILTRSPYAHSIRSALATLPATQHELTALSKIIDGTYLRNDSANEASFKQMASEYGILHLAMHGVINNRLSMLSALVFSETSDSLEDGLLQAYEIARLKVNADLVVLSACETGYGKYKQGEGIMSLARSFMYAGASSLIVSLWQVNDEATSIIITDFYKNLTQGMPKDKALRIAKLNFINQSSDLTAHPVFWSPFIQIGDNRSIPSITQFDYVKGAFIGGSLLLILAGLFFAIKKLIYQPK; encoded by the coding sequence ATGTCCATACAAAAAATGATCCTTATAGGCATTTTGAGTCCTTTTATCTCCTTACTTACTATAAATGCACAAGCCTCCCCTCCTCTATTAGACAGCTTAAGCTATGAAGAACTAGACAGTTTAAAAAATGTACATAACAATCAAGGAGCCTACGAAAAAGCATTAATTTATGCTCATCAAGGGGTAACTAAGGCTAAGGCAGAATTTGGTGCTAAACATGCTACCTATATCAACTACATTAATAACTTAGCTATTTTGCACCAAACCTATGGTAACTACGAGAAAGCGGAACCCTATTATTGGGAAGTAAAGGAAATTTTTCAAGAGGTTTGGGGGAAAAATAATGCGCAATATATTGCAACGATCAGCAATTTGGCAACCTTGCAAGACTATATGGGTAAATACAAAAAGGCAGAGTCATTGCATTTGCAGGTCCTAGATTTAGAAGAAAAATTCTCTGGTAAAAAAAGCATTAATTACTTAGTCTACTTAAATAGTCTTGCCTTCTCTTATTATTATGCTGATAAGCAAGCGTATGCCATTCCTATATTTACAAAGGTGTCTTCTTTATGCAAAGAAATTTTAGGAGAAGCTCATCCCTATTACCCCACTACTCTTGTTAATTTAGCCTCATCGTACAAGATCAATAAAGACTATCATCATGCAGAGCAATTGTTTCTACAAGCACTCACCATTGAAGAACAAATTTTATCCAAAACAGATCCAAGTTATGCCATTTCACTAAATAATGTAGCTAGTCTATATCATGACATTGGGAAGTACAGAAAAGCCGAACGTTTGTACTTACAAGCTATTGAAATTCTCAAGAATAAATCCATGACTAAAACGCTAAATTATTTAAATTATATAAATAATATTGCTGAATTGTACATCGATTTAAAAGACTTTGATCAAGCAACCCATTATCTCAACCAATCCTTTTCGCTAAATCTCTTATCGGATAATACAAAAATCCCTAATCTGATAGAAATGCCTAAAAATATACTAGATTATGAATTTAAATTTGAGCAAAAAATAATTCCAACCTTACATTTGGTTTATCAGTTGTCAAGATCTCAATACGATAATTCAAAAATTTCCGCTCATTTAGAACAAGCCTATGCTGCTCTAAGTACTGCTATGACTGTTTCTCGCAATATACGCAATAGTTTTATGGATGATCAAGATAAACTCAGTAATATAAAGCAAATGAGTTCATTGTCAAAAGATGCCATTGAGACAACAACTTTGTTAAGCAAAATAGGTGGGCAACACTACTTATTAGAAGCCTTTAAATTTGCAGAACAAAATAAATCTATGTTATTAATTGATGCCTTACAGGGAAATCGTGCTCGAACACTTGGCGACCTTCCCGACTCCTTGGCACTCTTAGAACTTGATTTACAACGCCAAAAAACCGAACTAAAAAAACAAAAATACGAAGCTACTAGCCGCTCAACACACAAAAAAATTATAGCCGAAGAGAACGAGTTAAATAAAAAAATTAACGCTTTTCTCTCTTCTATAAAGGATAAATATCCCAAATACCATGCATTAAAATACCAAAGTACCATCCCCAACACAACAGAAGTTCAAGCCTTGTTAGATAAGGGAACAATGTTGCTGCAATACTTCATTGCAGACAGCATGAGTTACCTCTTTACGGTAACGAATAAAGGGATTGATCTATATCCACTTTTAGTATCAAAGGATTCTTTAACTATACAGATTCAAAAATTAAGACAGGCCTTAAGCGATTATAATTTTGTTACGAATTCAACTCGAAAAAATCAAGAACAATATATGGCAACGGCTTATTGGTTTTATAAAACAATACTAGCTGCCGCTCTAAAAAACAAATGTAACATTAAGAATCTAGTTATTGTAACCGATGGGGAACTAGGGCATTTGCCTTTTGGCGCTTTTTTGACAGAACCAATATCTCAAGCGGCGACCAATTACCGCAATTTACCTTATTTGCTTAGGCGTTATAATATTAGTTATGACTATTCGGCAACGCTATGGAAAGAAAACAGGACTAAGTCAACCGCCAAAAACAATCATCAAATTTTGGCGTTTGCTCCTGCCTATACCAACACAACAGATAGTTCCCTTATCCTAACTCGTTCGCCCTATGCGCATTCTATCCGATCGGCTCTAGCAACTCTTCCAGCAACTCAACACGAGCTTACGGCCTTATCCAAAATCATAGATGGAACTTATCTAAGAAATGACTCAGCGAATGAAGCTAGCTTTAAGCAGATGGCTTCAGAGTATGGTATTCTACATTTAGCGATGCATGGAGTTATCAACAATCGTTTATCCATGCTTTCTGCTTTGGTCTTTTCAGAAACTAGTGATAGTTTAGAAGATGGTTTGCTCCAAGCCTATGAGATCGCTCGATTAAAGGTCAATGCTGATTTAGTAGTACTTTCTGCTTGTGAAACTGGTTATGGAAAATATAAACAAGGAGAAGGCATTATGTCATTGGCTCGCTCATTTATGTATGCTGGAGCTTCGAGTTTGATTGTAAGTTTATGGCAAGTTAACGATGAAGCGACCTCTATTATTATAACTGATTTTTATAAGAATTTAACCCAAGGAATGCCCAAAGATAAAGCCTTGCGGATAGCAAAGTTAAATTTCATAAACCAATCAAGTGATCTCACTGCACATCCTGTATTTTGGTCGCCCTTTATTCAAATTGGAGACAATAGATCCATTCCATCCATCACTCAATTTGATTATGTCAAAGGAGCTTTTATTGGGGGAAGTTTGCTATTGATTTTAGCAGGTTTATTCTTTGCTATAAAAAAGCTAATTTACCAGCCTAAGTAA